One Pseudomonas sp. HOU2 genomic window carries:
- a CDS encoding ATP-binding protein, with protein sequence MNSPRRRESREPSQVQRLFRRLVREWVWISLVLLPLTALLSYRAQINLHDVVPIWSALLSVGLVACVLGLLLWRPRWAIWVTSCGVACVLLTSAGLAEVRHWWSPTPAALGMLFGYLIWNWRRLSVVLTYFGWELARLDREPKVFPERRRAQFTSADQLQGQIMALEQAMSRTRDTRRFIADGLEYLPVATLISDPKGQILLGNRKARVLFDHPLVGDDVLKQLARLGYPELSKEPRPALSDLTLLEFRDHKERSLRLERAALLPVDGDTPIGWLLSLTDLSAERAAEEQRGVLLRFLSHDLRAPHSAILALLDVHRHQAGADSPLFEQIERQVRRALDLTDGFVLLARAESEAYQFQPSLFAMLVLDVLDQALPIAQQKSIKLLHQMDEQSQERLINADQGLLTRALFNLLENAVKYSPPDTTIKLNVSCQGEWLCCELTDQGKGIAADELPDLFTQYRRFSSAQGIDGVGLGLSMVKAVVDHHGGIIECHSIVDQGTTFRLQLPLIAE encoded by the coding sequence ATGAATAGCCCGCGTCGACGCGAAAGCCGCGAGCCGAGTCAGGTCCAGCGCCTGTTTCGACGGCTGGTGCGTGAGTGGGTGTGGATAAGTCTAGTGCTGTTGCCGCTGACTGCCTTGTTGTCGTATCGCGCGCAGATCAATCTGCACGACGTGGTACCGATTTGGAGTGCGTTGCTTTCGGTAGGGCTGGTAGCCTGCGTACTCGGATTGCTGCTGTGGCGCCCGCGCTGGGCGATCTGGGTAACATCGTGCGGTGTGGCTTGTGTGCTGCTGACCAGCGCCGGGCTGGCGGAAGTCAGGCACTGGTGGTCACCGACTCCAGCAGCGCTCGGCATGTTGTTCGGTTACCTGATCTGGAACTGGCGGCGCCTGAGCGTGGTGCTGACGTACTTTGGCTGGGAGCTGGCGCGACTGGACCGCGAGCCGAAAGTATTTCCGGAGCGCCGTCGTGCGCAATTCACCAGCGCTGATCAGCTGCAGGGCCAGATCATGGCACTGGAGCAAGCCATGAGCCGCACGCGCGATACTCGACGCTTCATTGCCGACGGTCTGGAATACCTGCCGGTGGCGACGCTGATCAGCGATCCCAAGGGGCAGATTCTGCTGGGAAACCGCAAGGCCCGCGTATTGTTCGATCATCCTCTGGTTGGCGACGACGTTCTCAAGCAACTGGCCCGCCTTGGTTACCCGGAGTTGTCCAAAGAACCACGCCCGGCGCTGTCGGACCTGACGCTGCTGGAGTTTCGCGATCACAAGGAACGCAGCTTGCGTCTGGAGCGCGCGGCATTGCTGCCGGTGGATGGCGATACTCCCATCGGCTGGCTGCTGAGCCTCACCGATCTGAGCGCCGAACGCGCCGCAGAAGAACAGCGCGGGGTCTTGCTGCGTTTTCTATCTCACGATCTGCGCGCCCCGCATTCGGCGATTTTGGCCCTGCTCGATGTGCATCGCCATCAAGCCGGAGCGGACTCACCGCTGTTCGAGCAGATCGAGCGCCAGGTACGCCGGGCGCTCGATCTGACTGACGGTTTCGTTCTGTTGGCGCGGGCCGAGTCTGAGGCTTACCAGTTCCAGCCCAGTCTGTTCGCGATGCTGGTACTGGACGTGCTGGATCAGGCGTTGCCCATCGCCCAGCAGAAAAGCATCAAGTTGCTTCATCAAATGGATGAACAATCCCAGGAGCGTCTGATCAACGCTGACCAAGGCCTGCTGACCCGCGCCTTGTTCAACCTGTTGGAAAACGCGGTCAAGTACAGCCCGCCTGATACAACGATCAAGTTGAACGTCAGTTGCCAGGGCGAGTGGCTGTGCTGTGAATTGACCGATCAGGGCAAAGGCATTGCCGCCGATGAGCTGCCGGATCTGTTCACCCAGTACCGGCGCTTTTCGTCGGCGCAGGGGATTGATGGCGTCGGGTTGGGGCTGTCGATGGTCAAGGCAGTGGTCGATCATCATGGCGGAATCATTGAGTGCCACAGCATCGTCGATCAAGGCACCACGTTCCGGCTGCAGCTACCGCTGATCGCCGAGTGA
- a CDS encoding lysophospholipid acyltransferase family protein, with protein MSILQAIRIFLFYLLLGTTALLWCSLSFFIAPFLPFKARYRFINVYWCRCALWLTKVFLGIRYEVKGAENVPDRPCVIQSNHQSTWETFFLSAYFSPLSQVLKRELLYVPFFGWAMAMLRPIAIDRDNPKAALKQVAAKGDELLKDNVWVLIFPEGTRVPHGTIGKFSRSGSALAVNAALPVLPIAHNAGKFWPKIGWGKTPGVITVVIGKPMYAEGTGPRAIAELNDRVQAWNEQTQREMGSLPPAPQAPAANDHVAV; from the coding sequence ATGTCGATACTGCAGGCCATCAGAATTTTTCTCTTTTACCTGCTGCTGGGCACTACTGCCTTGCTGTGGTGCAGCCTGAGCTTTTTTATCGCGCCCTTTTTGCCGTTCAAGGCGCGTTATCGTTTCATCAATGTGTACTGGTGCCGTTGTGCCTTGTGGTTGACCAAGGTGTTTCTCGGCATTCGTTACGAAGTCAAAGGCGCGGAAAACGTGCCGGATCGGCCCTGCGTGATTCAGTCGAACCACCAGAGCACCTGGGAGACGTTCTTTCTCTCCGCTTATTTCTCGCCCTTGAGCCAAGTGCTCAAGCGTGAATTGCTCTACGTACCGTTCTTCGGTTGGGCCATGGCCATGCTGCGGCCGATCGCGATTGACCGCGACAACCCGAAAGCCGCGCTCAAGCAAGTCGCGGCCAAAGGCGATGAGCTGCTTAAGGACAATGTCTGGGTATTGATCTTCCCGGAAGGCACCCGCGTTCCCCACGGCACTATTGGCAAGTTCTCGCGCAGTGGCAGCGCGTTGGCAGTCAATGCGGCGCTTCCGGTGCTGCCGATTGCACACAATGCCGGCAAATTCTGGCCAAAAATCGGCTGGGGCAAGACGCCGGGTGTGATCACCGTGGTCATCGGCAAGCCGATGTATGCCGAAGGCACTGGCCCGCGCGCCATTGCCGAACTGAACGACCGGGTACAGGCCTGGAACGAACAGACCCAGCGCGAAATGGGTTCGCTGCCGCCGGCACCGCAGGCACCTGCCGCGAACGATCATGTAGCTGTCTGA
- the gmhB gene encoding D-glycero-beta-D-manno-heptose 1,7-bisphosphate 7-phosphatase, whose amino-acid sequence MLLKLLILDRDGVINYDSDAYIKSVEEWIPLPGSIEAIAQLNKAGWTVAVATNQSGIARGYYDLATLDAMHARLRTLVAEQGGEVGLIVYCPHGPDEGCDCRKPKPGMLQTIAAHYNVALTNVWFVGDSLGDLEAAKAVDSQPVLVKTGKGEKTLGKTLPVGTLIFDDLAAIAAELIHN is encoded by the coding sequence CTGCTGTTGAAACTGCTGATTCTCGATCGGGACGGAGTGATCAATTACGACTCCGACGCTTACATCAAGTCGGTGGAGGAGTGGATTCCGCTGCCCGGCTCGATCGAAGCGATTGCGCAGTTGAACAAGGCCGGCTGGACGGTGGCGGTCGCCACCAACCAGTCGGGCATTGCTCGCGGCTATTACGACCTCGCCACCCTCGACGCCATGCACGCGCGCTTGCGCACGCTTGTGGCAGAGCAGGGCGGTGAAGTCGGGCTGATCGTGTATTGCCCGCATGGGCCTGACGAGGGTTGCGATTGCCGCAAGCCGAAGCCGGGGATGTTGCAAACCATCGCGGCGCATTACAACGTGGCGCTGACGAATGTCTGGTTCGTCGGCGACAGCCTTGGTGACCTGGAGGCCGCCAAAGCCGTCGATTCACAGCCCGTTTTGGTAAAGACCGGGAAAGGCGAAAAGACTCTGGGCAAGACCCTTCCGGTCGGCACCCTGATTTTTGACGATCTGGCGGCGATTGCCGCAGAACTTATCCACAACTAG
- a CDS encoding response regulator transcription factor — protein MRVAILDDEPAELRRVEQTLQQMAAEGDQPWSLHSFERGEDLLRQLRRDTFDLLILDWQLPDLTGLALLRWTREHMESPPAAIMLTSRDGESDIVQALNAGADDYVSKPFRPNELKARVAAVLRRHSQQRNSAAEVLSFNDLTFDDAELSVTREGKAVVMTEREYRLARCLFSNLGRPLSREYLYERFWPHEEVASSRPLDTHIYRLRNKLGLTADRGWQLLTIYGYGYRLESVSATAADSMMQS, from the coding sequence ATGCGCGTTGCGATACTGGACGATGAACCTGCCGAACTGCGGCGGGTCGAGCAAACCCTGCAGCAAATGGCTGCGGAGGGAGATCAACCTTGGTCGTTGCACAGCTTTGAACGGGGCGAGGACCTGCTGCGCCAATTGCGCCGGGACACTTTCGACCTGCTGATCCTCGACTGGCAACTGCCCGACCTGACCGGCCTGGCGCTGCTGCGCTGGACCCGCGAACACATGGAGTCGCCGCCCGCCGCTATCATGCTGACCAGCCGCGACGGCGAAAGCGATATCGTCCAGGCGCTGAACGCCGGTGCCGACGATTACGTCAGCAAACCGTTCCGCCCCAACGAGCTGAAAGCCCGAGTCGCCGCTGTACTGCGCCGGCACAGCCAGCAACGCAATAGCGCTGCCGAAGTCCTGAGCTTCAATGACCTGACCTTCGACGACGCCGAACTGAGCGTCACCCGCGAGGGCAAGGCCGTGGTCATGACGGAGCGTGAATACCGCCTGGCGCGCTGCCTGTTCAGTAACCTGGGTCGGCCGTTGTCGCGAGAGTACTTATACGAACGCTTCTGGCCCCACGAAGAAGTCGCTTCGTCGCGGCCGCTGGATACGCACATCTACCGCCTGCGCAACAAACTGGGGCTGACGGCGGATCGGGGTTGGCAGTTGCTGACGATTTATGGGTATGGGTATCGGTTGGAGAGTGTATCTGCGACAGCTGCTGACAGCATGATGCAGTCGTAA